CCGGTACGTCGACGACGTCTTCCATTCGATCACGACGCACCCGCGCCCCGGGCCGGTTCCGGGGGTTTCGGAGGCCGGCCCGGGGCGCGGGCGTGGATCGGGGCGGGCCGGGTCAGTGGCGGTTGCCCCGGCGGCGGGAGAGCAGGAGCAGGGCTCCGCCTATCAGGACGACGGCGCCGCCGGCTGCGGCGACGATCGGGGTCGCGCTGCTGCCGCCGGTCTGGGCCAGGGCCGGGGTGGTGCTCGCGGCCTTCACGGTCGCGGGGGCGCTGGTGGCCGGCGCGCTGGTGGCCGGGGCCGCGGAGGTGGTGGTGCTGGTAGGGGCGACGGTGGGCGAGGCCGAGCCGCTGGGTGTCGCCGTGGCGGTGCGGGTGGGGGTCGGCGAGGTGCTGGGGGTCGGCGGGGTGGTGGGGGTGGTGGGGGTCGGGGACGGGGTGGCGCAGACCGCTATGGTCTTGGTCTCCGTCACGTTCCACTGGGGGTTCTTGGGCTGTTCGGTGGTGGTGACGACCAGGGTGGCCATGACCGGGGCGCTGTGCGCCTTGACGGTGAAGCTCTGGTGGTAACCGCTGCCGAACTGGTGCTGGTCCACCACCTTCTCGCCGTCGATGGTCAGGCTGACCAGGTTCTTGACGTTCTTGCTGCCGCTGTAGTCGGCCAGGTCGACGGTGACCTTGTCGCAGGTCACGGACCAGGCCGGGGTGTGCGCCGAGGCACCGGTGGCCAGAACGCCGGACAGCAGGACGGCGGTGCCGGCGGCTGCGGCGAGCGCCGCGCCGCGAATGCGCACGTGTCGCGCCATTTCGCTCTTCCCTCCGAAGGGGCTTGGGCGGCAAGGGTGTTGAACACGCCGGGAGCTGTGCCGGGAAGTACGCCGAGGGGCGTTCCGGGGATGGTCCGGGCCTGCCTGCCGCGAGGTTGCGGGGGACTCTACCGCCCCTGCGGCCACCTGCCACCCCCGCCGAACGTCCGGATCAGGAATGGTCGTTGGGCACCCGCGGGCCCGGGCGCCCCCGGCGGCCGCCGCCCTCCGGGGACCGCCGGACGGGACTGCGCAGGCCACCGGTGCCGTGGCGGGCGTGCGAACAGCGCGGTGCCCCCGGTGGCCAGGAGTGGTCACCGGGGGCACCGGTCCGTTCGGAGCCTCGGACTTTCAGACCTTCGGACGGACGACAGCCGTCAGGCCTTGCCGGCCGCCCTGCGGCGGCTGGCGACCACGATGCCGCCACCGGCCGCGAGGACGACCAGGCCGCCGATCGCGATCGGCAGGGCGCCGCCCGCGCCGGTGAGCGCGAGGCCGCCGCCGGTGCTCGGGGTGGCCGAGGGGCTGACGCTCGGGCTGGGGACGGCGCCGGGGGTGGCCGGGGCGCTGCCGGTGGCGCTGGGCGAGGGTGCGGGCGTGCCGCCGGTGCCGGGGGTGGCGGCGGGCGAGGTGCCGGCGGGGGCGCCCGGAGTACCGGGGGTGGCCGGGGCGGAGGCGCTGCCGGTGGGGACGCCCGGGGTGGTCGGGACGACGACCGGGGGCACCTCGGCGGGCAGGCAGCCGGTGAAGGGGTAGTGGTGGGTCTCGGCGCCGCCCTTGCCGGTGAGCGACTTGGCGAT
The sequence above is a segment of the Kitasatospora sp. NBC_00240 genome. Coding sequences within it:
- a CDS encoding LAETG motif-containing sortase-dependent surface protein, coding for MARHVRIRGAALAAAAGTAVLLSGVLATGASAHTPAWSVTCDKVTVDLADYSGSKNVKNLVSLTIDGEKVVDQHQFGSGYHQSFTVKAHSAPVMATLVVTTTEQPKNPQWNVTETKTIAVCATPSPTPTTPTTPPTPSTSPTPTRTATATPSGSASPTVAPTSTTTSAAPATSAPATSAPATVKAASTTPALAQTGGSSATPIVAAAGGAVVLIGGALLLLSRRRGNRH